The proteins below come from a single Candidatus Methylacidiphilales bacterium genomic window:
- a CDS encoding glycoside hydrolase family 3 protein has product MHRELRRGGQFLIIGIPGPNLDDETRRIIDQVQPSGFILFGRNIKNPEQLHKLILDLRDSVEHEPIITIDQEGGRVSRLKEIGQEPPSVKQLRDKGDMHLFERHGHLTGRILRLFGFNLNLCPVLDVSFDDEADNSLRNRTFGRNAVEVLARARVFTEAMRGEGILSCGKHFPSYASAQVDPHHHLPEIHRTEMELESCEWIPFRELAADGQLDSIMIGHIRNRNLDPSGMVSTLSKRVVQGILRDKWGYDGCVITDDMDMGAILNEYPFEDSIKLAIAAGNDLILICHRTSLAVNAAKCLSALSEEETQHSIRRIAKMRKKLAPPYPFSLECFHEIDQQIWQLRVDTLGEAQAALRSPDDGKRSPVEIY; this is encoded by the coding sequence ATGCATAGAGAATTGCGAAGGGGGGGACAATTTTTAATCATCGGTATTCCAGGCCCTAATTTAGACGACGAGACGCGCCGCATCATAGACCAGGTGCAACCTTCAGGTTTTATTCTCTTTGGAAGGAATATCAAAAACCCTGAGCAATTGCATAAGCTTATCCTTGATTTACGAGACTCCGTTGAGCATGAACCCATCATCACTATCGATCAAGAAGGTGGACGGGTCTCTAGATTAAAAGAAATCGGGCAGGAGCCACCCAGCGTAAAACAACTCCGTGATAAGGGCGATATGCACCTGTTTGAACGTCATGGACACCTTACAGGACGTATTTTGAGGCTTTTTGGATTTAACTTAAATCTCTGTCCGGTCTTAGACGTCTCTTTCGATGACGAAGCTGACAATTCCCTTCGCAACCGCACTTTCGGCCGCAATGCTGTAGAGGTTCTTGCGCGCGCCCGCGTTTTTACTGAAGCTATGCGGGGTGAGGGGATCCTAAGTTGCGGCAAACATTTTCCTAGCTACGCCAGTGCACAGGTGGATCCTCATCATCATTTACCAGAGATTCACCGAACGGAGATGGAATTGGAGTCATGTGAATGGATTCCGTTCAGAGAATTAGCTGCAGATGGGCAGCTCGATAGCATTATGATCGGGCACATTCGAAATCGTAACTTAGATCCTTCTGGAATGGTCTCTACATTATCTAAGAGAGTAGTGCAAGGTATCTTGAGAGATAAGTGGGGATATGACGGTTGTGTCATCACTGATGATATGGATATGGGAGCTATTCTAAATGAGTATCCCTTTGAAGATTCTATAAAATTAGCTATCGCTGCTGGTAATGACCTAATTCTAATATGTCATAGAACCAGCTTGGCTGTTAACGCTGCGAAATGCCTTTCTGCCCTATCTGAGGAAGAGACACAACATTCTATTCGTAGAATCGCTAAAATGCGCAAAAAACTCGCCCCGCCTTATCCTTTCAGTTTAGAGTGCTTTCACGAAATTGATCAGCAAATCTGGCAGCTGCGAGTCGATACACTAGGCGAAGCTCAAGCCGCTTTGCGATCGCCTGATGACGGTAAACGTTCTCCAGTGGAAATTTATTGA
- a CDS encoding sodium-translocating pyrophosphatase, which translates to MESLLLNYGIDLSVVCAIGAILVALVLSWEIYRMDRGSQLMQEIAQSIEEGARAYLNRQFKTIAIISACLFVVIVLVRSWAAGVGFLIGAGCSLAAGFIGMRVAVLSNVRTAQGAASGLSRALRVAFSGGAVTGLLVVGLALLAVGVFYKICEENLGKVELITSLIGLALGSSLISVFARLGGGIYTKAADVGADLVGKIEQNLHEDDPRNPATIADNVGDNVGDCAGMAADVFETYVVSLIGAIVIAHLTLSADIPSIVFPFLMCAASVIGALSGILFVRKAKGGVTQVLINSVVISGVVSGLLILPMAVVIFPGKWLGIYGCALIGLVMTAIVVWLTNYYTSTHHRPVRRVAESSETGHATNIIAGLSLGMRATALPVLCVCGAIAATHQLAGLYGIAIAVMSMLSMAGIIISLDAYGPITDNAGGLAVMSGMKAEVRKITDELDAVGNTMKAVTKGYAIASAGLAALVLFGSYVQELIFYLETSRGVIIGQMQFSLMDPKIIIGLFIGGMIPYLFTAMSMEAVGKAAGAIVKEVRRQIADRPGILKAEDRPDYGRCVDIVTRAALWEMVTPALLPVAAVVLVAAVPWLGAQALGAVLVGTIVTGLFLGLSMTSSGGAWDNAKKFIEEGQFGGKGSAAHAAAVTGDTVGDPYKDTAGPAVNPMIKVVNVVAIFIIPIFFK; encoded by the coding sequence ATGGAATCTTTGTTGTTGAACTATGGGATAGACTTATCTGTGGTCTGCGCGATAGGTGCGATCTTAGTGGCTCTTGTTCTCTCTTGGGAAATTTATCGTATGGATCGAGGTAGCCAACTTATGCAAGAAATTGCTCAATCGATCGAAGAGGGGGCTAGGGCTTACTTAAACAGGCAGTTTAAGACGATCGCGATTATTTCAGCCTGTCTTTTTGTTGTAATTGTGCTTGTGCGGTCATGGGCGGCAGGGGTGGGGTTTTTAATTGGTGCAGGGTGTTCGCTCGCTGCAGGCTTTATCGGGATGCGAGTGGCTGTGCTTTCGAACGTGCGGACGGCACAAGGTGCTGCGTCGGGGCTCTCTCGTGCTCTTAGGGTGGCCTTTAGTGGGGGTGCGGTTACGGGCTTGCTCGTTGTTGGGTTGGCTCTATTGGCGGTCGGTGTGTTCTACAAAATATGCGAGGAGAATCTAGGTAAGGTAGAGTTGATAACGTCGTTGATCGGATTAGCATTGGGGAGCAGTTTGATTAGTGTATTTGCGCGTCTAGGCGGCGGCATATATACGAAGGCTGCAGATGTGGGGGCCGATTTGGTTGGAAAGATTGAACAAAACTTGCATGAGGATGATCCGAGGAATCCTGCGACGATCGCTGACAATGTCGGGGATAATGTGGGAGATTGTGCGGGGATGGCGGCAGATGTGTTTGAAACTTATGTGGTGAGCTTGATAGGTGCGATAGTAATTGCTCATTTGACGCTTTCGGCTGACATTCCTTCGATTGTCTTTCCTTTTTTGATGTGTGCGGCATCGGTAATCGGGGCATTGTCTGGTATCCTTTTTGTGAGGAAAGCAAAGGGGGGGGTGACGCAGGTGTTGATAAATAGTGTGGTGATCAGTGGGGTAGTTTCTGGGCTTCTTATTTTACCTATGGCTGTGGTGATCTTTCCTGGGAAGTGGCTTGGGATATATGGTTGCGCGTTAATAGGACTAGTGATGACGGCGATCGTTGTATGGCTTACGAATTACTACACATCGACCCATCATCGGCCGGTAAGGCGCGTTGCGGAGTCTAGCGAGACTGGACATGCTACTAATATTATTGCTGGACTTTCGTTAGGAATGCGAGCGACGGCGTTGCCGGTGCTCTGTGTATGTGGGGCGATAGCAGCGACGCATCAATTAGCAGGGCTTTATGGGATCGCCATTGCCGTAATGAGTATGCTGAGTATGGCGGGGATTATTATTTCCTTAGATGCATATGGACCGATTACAGATAACGCAGGGGGATTAGCCGTAATGAGTGGGATGAAGGCTGAAGTTCGCAAAATCACTGATGAACTCGATGCGGTAGGGAATACTATGAAAGCTGTAACGAAAGGCTACGCCATCGCTTCCGCAGGTCTAGCGGCATTGGTGCTTTTCGGCTCCTATGTGCAAGAGCTTATTTTTTATCTCGAGACCAGCCGGGGAGTAATCATCGGGCAAATGCAGTTCTCCTTGATGGACCCTAAAATCATTATTGGTCTTTTTATCGGGGGGATGATTCCCTATCTATTTACTGCTATGAGTATGGAAGCTGTGGGGAAAGCGGCTGGAGCAATTGTTAAAGAGGTCCGACGTCAAATCGCGGATCGCCCTGGGATTCTTAAGGCTGAGGATAGGCCTGACTATGGGCGGTGTGTGGATATTGTGACGCGCGCAGCGCTGTGGGAGATGGTGACGCCTGCGTTGTTGCCAGTGGCTGCTGTGGTCTTAGTGGCAGCCGTTCCTTGGCTTGGTGCCCAAGCTTTGGGTGCGGTGTTGGTTGGCACGATAGTGACTGGTTTATTTTTGGGACTTTCAATGACTTCCAGCGGTGGAGCGTGGGATAACGCTAAAAAGTTCATTGAAGAGGGACAATTCGGCGGTAAAGGCTCAGCAGCGCATGCAGCAGCGGTGACCGGGGATACCGTCGGCGATCCCTATAAGGACACCGCAGGCCCTGCCGTAAATCCGATGATCAAGGTGGTGAATGTTGTTGCTATTTTTATCATCCCGATTTTCTTTAAGTAA
- a CDS encoding FecR family protein codes for MNAQYEAKVSSVNGAVQYQAPGSKIFQPLKVNQKLMPGTTIKTGASSNAIILTVPGAGMHIAENTTIVLTEYSFNPNAKEGPQRKTLVDLRSGTVSALINKDISSQTDFKIKTPQGTASARGTFYGVTYDGKKTYVAVKEGKVGVSQISKKR; via the coding sequence TTGAATGCTCAGTATGAGGCAAAGGTCAGTAGTGTGAATGGAGCCGTCCAATATCAAGCACCCGGTTCTAAGATATTTCAGCCACTCAAGGTCAATCAGAAACTAATGCCCGGCACAACTATCAAGACTGGAGCCTCTTCAAATGCGATAATTTTGACAGTCCCAGGAGCAGGCATGCACATCGCTGAAAATACGACTATTGTGCTTACGGAATACAGCTTTAACCCTAATGCGAAAGAAGGTCCGCAGCGGAAAACCCTTGTAGATCTCAGATCTGGCACAGTTAGTGCCCTTATTAATAAAGATATATCATCTCAAACTGACTTTAAGATCAAAACCCCACAAGGGACAGCATCGGCACGAGGCACATTCTATGGTGTAACATACGACGGAAAGAAAACTTACGTCGCTGTGAAGGAAGGTAAAGTAGGCGTTTCTCAAATCAGTAAAAAACGATAA